GTCCCAATCCAAATCGAATTCTTTCATTGGAGTTTTCAAGGGTTTGAATTGGTTCAATTCAAACGGTTTACTAGGTAAGGCGTCAACGTTTAAAGAATACGATACTGGGGTTGTTAAAGTGTCATTGGTAATGGTTTTCCATTCAAACGGCTCTGGCTCTGTAAATTTTAACGGAATAGTTTCAGGTGCTTTATAGTTACCAACAGAAGTATCGGTTTCTGATTTACTATTTTTTTGACAAGAAATGAGAAACAGGCCAAAGATTAGGCACGTAAGAAAAATATAACGCTTCATTATTAGGTTGGTTTTCATTTGGATAGGGTTGTTGTATTGGTAAATATAATAGAAAATTTTGAGCCTTCACCATCTTTGGTCTCCACTTTCAATTCACCACTATGTGCTTTTACAATATCATAACTCATACTTAAACCTAATCCGGTACCTTGTCCTGTCGGTTTAGTAGTGAAAAAAGGTTGGTATATTTTATCTAGTACGTGTTTTGGAATGCCATTACCATTGTCTTTTACAGTGATAACAATTTGGTTCTTAAGTTGTTTTGTGGAAACAGAAACCTTGGGCTCATAGTTTGCTATGCCAGATTTCTTTTTTTCATCTACAGTATAAAATGCATTGGTGATTAAATTTAAGATTACGCGACCTATATCTTGAGGTATTAGGTCTATGCGACCAATGCTGTCATCAAAATTGGTTACTAAGGTTGCATTAAAAGATTTATCTTTTGCACGGAGACCGTGATAGGCTAGGCGTAAATATTCGTCCGCCAAGGCATTGATATCCGTAGGTTCTTTAGTGCCACTACTATTTCTTGAGTGTTGCAGCATCCCCTTTACAATATTGTCTGCACGCTTACCATGATGGTTAATTTTTTCAAGATTTTGTTTAATGTTTTTAGCAATGAATTTGGCTTCTGCTAAATCCTCTTTGTCCATTTCATAATTCATTTCATCAAATAACTCAATACTAACCTCAGAAAAATTATTGACAAAGTTTAAGGGATTTTGAATTTCATGAGCTATACCTGCCGTTAGTTCCCCTAAACTTGCCATTTTTTCAGATTGAATCAGTTGCAATTGTGTGGCTTTTAGATCTTCAATAGAAGCCTCTAGCTCATTGGTTCTTTCTTTAACCTTTTCTTCTAAAAATTTATTTTCTTTCTTTAATTTTTTCGCTCTGAAAGCAATATAAATCCTTAAAATACCTGCAGCTATAAGTCCGAAAAGTAAATATGCCCACCAGGTTTGCCACCAAGGTGGACTAATACTGAAATTAAACATGTCTGGAGTAGACCATTGCTTAGTAAAACTTCTGGAGGCCACTTTAAAGGTATATTCGCCAGGTTTTAAATTGTAATAATTCTTCGTTTTTGTTTTAGTATCGGCATAGGTCCAATCTTCATCCTCACCCTCCAAGATAAAACGATAAGTTAATTGATCTCTATTAAACACATCGCTACTTGCATAGCTGAAACTTAAACTGTTTTGATCAAAGGGTAATACCAGATTTGTTGGAATATTATAGGGGTGTTTTATAGAGTCCCACTTCATATTTGTCGCATTGGCGTACGATAAAATTTTATTATTTAGAGAATCTGTTCGGACCTTATATTTAAACCCTGGATCTTCATCCCTAACGTACATTTTGCTAATATAAACGGTACTTAATGTACTATCAGGTTTTGGTGCTGCATTCATGATCAACAACCTAAATTCGTCAGAAGAATTCACAACCCCTGCCCAAAACTGCCCATTCTTGAGAAACTTACTAGATCCTGACAGGTAATCATTAGACTTAAAACCTAGCCCTCCATTAAAGGTGTAAAAACCCTTATTTGTATTTTTTGCAGTTAATTTATCAATGGGGATAAGACCATTTACGCTTGCCCCATACATGATGTCTCCTCGCTCTATCAAATCATACATTTCTGAAGGAACTAAACCATTTTCTTCTCGTAAATTGGTAAGTGTGTTTTGTTCTAAATTTAGAATGGCAATACCGTTAAGTGTCGTTACCCATAATTCATCTTCCTTAGAAAAGGAAGCTACGCCAGTATTATTATGAGAGAGGCCTTGTTTTTTGTTTAAATATCGAATGGTATTATTCTTTAGATTTACTTCTGCCAAACCACGATTGAATGTTGGAATCCAAAGTAGTTCATTGCCGTCGTAAACTAGTTCTGCACCAAACTGAGTTTTTAAAATATCAGGATCTGTCTTTGAAGTTAATTTTTTTAAGCTATTAAATTCAATATCGTATACGTACAAACCCTCTGGAGTATAGATCCAAAAGGT
The nucleotide sequence above comes from Aureibaculum algae. Encoded proteins:
- a CDS encoding sensor histidine kinase, giving the protein MKRYIFLMCLVFGLVVISCQKNSKSETDTTIGDYKAPETIPLKFTESEPFEWETVTNDSLTTPVTYSLNVDALPSKPFELNQFKPLETPMKEYDLDWDNFPTAPVKFDSVAFTVTTAPIKRPKITKMKQPGIMDGTNANLLQLSVNEGFVNNDITSFLETKDGAIWIGTAQSSLMRYDGENTFTYDYPNVYAMTFDQQGRLWLMRPGARVVTVLDFKKDIAYTILPNNGQIQGLDVVCDYTGTLYIACFQNELYRIDPELQNLQKINNEGNIRSWKLLQDRNDNLWFAADKKIVVIDKERKELKTINRIANYEFNNSVWDIKEVQSGDIWLSVPFNDDSESPIALGVSLKNNKISILNKETGYNVIGRSIEEDNEGNLWIFGDVEAFVLSKNKNTYKTIDLNSKLQGRDRLTRPLKRKDGSLWIATTDKGVVIANEHTLNTTYFDTSTGLIGDQVWDIEEDSSGELWLGTNNGINIIDPQKNTIKSITKEQLHFLGNGNSTINYLKQISKDTYFWKNGAGFSIYDRQRNKMTQYASNANVVLEVLGFAKSDDHTFWIYTPEGLYVYDIEFNSLKKLTSKTDPDILKTQFGAELVYDGNELLWIPTFNRGLAEVNLKNNTIRYLNKKQGLSHNNTGVASFSKEDELWVTTLNGIAILNLEQNTLTNLREENGLVPSEMYDLIERGDIMYGASVNGLIPIDKLTAKNTNKGFYTFNGGLGFKSNDYLSGSSKFLKNGQFWAGVVNSSDEFRLLIMNAAPKPDSTLSTVYISKMYVRDEDPGFKYKVRTDSLNNKILSYANATNMKWDSIKHPYNIPTNLVLPFDQNSLSFSYASSDVFNRDQLTYRFILEGEDEDWTYADTKTKTKNYYNLKPGEYTFKVASRSFTKQWSTPDMFNFSISPPWWQTWWAYLLFGLIAAGILRIYIAFRAKKLKKENKFLEEKVKERTNELEASIEDLKATQLQLIQSEKMASLGELTAGIAHEIQNPLNFVNNFSEVSIELFDEMNYEMDKEDLAEAKFIAKNIKQNLEKINHHGKRADNIVKGMLQHSRNSSGTKEPTDINALADEYLRLAYHGLRAKDKSFNATLVTNFDDSIGRIDLIPQDIGRVILNLITNAFYTVDEKKKSGIANYEPKVSVSTKQLKNQIVITVKDNGNGIPKHVLDKIYQPFFTTKPTGQGTGLGLSMSYDIVKAHSGELKVETKDGEGSKFSIIFTNTTTLSK